The following coding sequences lie in one Candidatus Poribacteria bacterium genomic window:
- a CDS encoding LamG domain-containing protein, translating to MHPKNGTCSQSRHFVENSRFFTVFVNAKRAFALLLLVFLTWNAQPADAIIGAVEDGLVAYWSFDKDTVKIKKEAVDILSGLAAAVHGDPELAPASDCKVGECVLFDGSVDRFLVEDSTPPKIDRDWDEITLECWVYINALDDSWNRIISLDDMPANTAVASLYYDDDDNQHGFFVRAGGKSTVAAQDNVLEDIPLEEWLHLAGTYDGETVHYYVNGKQEKKYAMKGGKLSKGGLLLGIGDRSDGCDCDTIQGYIDEFRIYDRVLSAAEVENNMKATGLDVSPSASKLSVTWGHIKARRR from the coding sequence ATGCATCCAAAAAACGGCACCTGCTCTCAGAGCAGACATTTTGTGGAAAATTCACGGTTCTTTACAGTCTTTGTGAATGCCAAACGCGCATTCGCCCTTCTCCTTCTCGTGTTCCTCACCTGGAACGCACAACCCGCCGACGCAATCATCGGTGCGGTTGAAGACGGTTTAGTCGCTTATTGGTCCTTCGACAAAGACACAGTAAAAATTAAGAAAGAGGCAGTAGATATCTTATCAGGACTCGCTGCCGCTGTCCACGGGGATCCAGAACTTGCACCCGCCTCCGATTGCAAAGTCGGGGAGTGCGTCCTTTTTGATGGCAGTGTCGACCGCTTCCTCGTCGAAGATTCAACTCCACCGAAAATCGATCGCGATTGGGATGAGATTACGCTGGAATGCTGGGTCTATATCAACGCTTTGGATGACAGTTGGAATCGGATTATCTCACTCGACGATATGCCAGCAAACACCGCAGTCGCCAGCCTTTATTATGACGATGACGACAACCAACACGGCTTTTTCGTCAGAGCCGGTGGCAAATCAACAGTAGCTGCACAAGATAACGTCTTGGAAGACATCCCACTTGAAGAGTGGCTGCACCTTGCCGGCACCTACGACGGTGAAACGGTTCACTATTATGTGAACGGAAAACAGGAGAAAAAGTACGCCATGAAGGGTGGTAAACTTTCGAAAGGCGGGCTTCTTCTCGGTATTGGTGACCGTTCAGATGGATGCGATTGCGATACAATCCAAGGATATATTGACGAATTCCGAATTTACGATCGCGTCTTGAGTGCCGCAGAAGTCGAGAACAACATGAAAGCCACCGGACTCGATGTCAGTCCTTCGGCAAGCAAACTGAGCGTTACGTGGGGCCATATCAAAGCAAGACGAAGATAG
- a CDS encoding Gfo/Idh/MocA family oxidoreductase: protein MPLNRKVRYGMVGGGPDAFIGAVHRKAAALDGEIDLVAGAFSSSPEKSSQQGAELFLDASRVYGSYKEMAEKESQLPEGERIDFVSIVTPNHIHFDVAKTFIEAGFHVVCDKPMTTTVADAETLCALVKEHDVVFALTHNYTGYPMVKQARELVKAGKLGTLRKIVVEYPQGWLATFLEDEGAKQAVWRTDPNQAGASSCIGDIGSHAENLAHYITGLDIEEICADMTTFVEGRLLEDDGNLLVHYENGVRGVLYASQISVGEENNLRIRVYGTDASLEWQQENPNYLYVRFPDGPEQVYKRGNDYLSEVVQHNSRIPFGHPEAFIEAFANIYVNAARTMAAKIAGEAPAEFDTDFPTVQDGARGVHFINAAVDSGKQRAWIDARYTPPA from the coding sequence ATGCCACTGAACAGGAAAGTCCGTTACGGAATGGTAGGCGGTGGACCGGATGCCTTCATCGGTGCCGTCCATCGGAAAGCCGCTGCACTTGACGGAGAAATTGATCTCGTTGCTGGCGCGTTCTCATCATCACCCGAAAAATCCAGTCAACAAGGCGCTGAGCTCTTCCTTGATGCGAGTCGGGTCTACGGGTCTTACAAGGAGATGGCAGAGAAAGAGAGTCAACTTCCCGAAGGTGAACGCATTGATTTCGTCTCAATCGTGACACCGAACCACATCCATTTCGATGTCGCCAAAACCTTTATTGAAGCCGGGTTCCACGTCGTCTGTGATAAGCCGATGACAACAACGGTCGCCGATGCTGAGACGCTATGCGCCCTCGTTAAAGAACACGATGTCGTTTTCGCACTCACGCACAACTACACCGGCTACCCGATGGTAAAGCAGGCACGTGAACTCGTGAAAGCGGGGAAACTCGGAACGCTCCGCAAAATCGTCGTCGAATATCCGCAAGGCTGGCTCGCCACATTCTTAGAAGACGAAGGTGCCAAACAAGCCGTCTGGCGCACCGATCCGAATCAAGCGGGTGCCTCCTCATGTATCGGAGACATCGGTTCCCATGCAGAGAACTTGGCACACTATATCACAGGACTCGATATCGAAGAAATTTGTGCGGATATGACTACTTTTGTAGAGGGACGCTTGTTAGAAGACGATGGAAATCTACTCGTGCATTATGAGAACGGTGTTCGCGGCGTGCTTTATGCATCACAAATCTCGGTAGGCGAAGAAAACAATTTGCGTATCCGTGTTTACGGCACCGATGCATCGCTGGAGTGGCAGCAGGAGAATCCGAACTATCTCTACGTTCGCTTTCCCGATGGTCCCGAACAGGTTTACAAACGCGGCAATGACTATCTATCTGAGGTCGTCCAACACAACTCACGGATACCTTTCGGACACCCCGAAGCGTTCATTGAGGCATTCGCAAATATTTATGTAAACGCGGCACGGACAATGGCAGCGAAAATCGCAGGCGAAGCACCTGCTGAATTCGACACCGATTTCCCGACCGTTCAAGACGGGGCGCGCGGGGTGCATTTCATCAACGCCGCTGTAGACAGTGGGAAACAACGCGCTTGGATCGATGCGCGGTATACGCCGCCGGCATAA
- a CDS encoding FRG domain-containing protein, which produces MRGNSYHGVQRLNTQATELNRILEIIGRIAETTADGDYIYRGEPQHYEKVSSSLWRECQKEIGTEEFDTEVIQERMLEMAKDYTHQKDDFEILTELQHYGGHTNLIDFTTDSHIALFFACDGSHDKDGRVILLGKTEEMKDQIEPPQNPQNRIIAQKSIFVRPPKGFLGPGQYDVIGIPKSLKGQMLDYLQKQHGISTQSIYNDLHGFIRNQHIHQETYMEAYKGGTQPREDVLQIDSSQPDKKKET; this is translated from the coding sequence ATGAGAGGGAATTCGTATCATGGAGTACAGCGTTTGAACACACAAGCAACCGAATTGAACAGGATTTTAGAGATAATCGGTAGGATCGCAGAAACAACCGCCGATGGAGACTACATTTATCGTGGCGAACCTCAACACTATGAGAAGGTATCCTCAAGCCTGTGGCGTGAATGCCAGAAAGAAATTGGAACAGAGGAATTTGATACAGAAGTTATCCAAGAACGAATGCTGGAAATGGCTAAAGACTATACCCATCAAAAAGATGACTTTGAAATCTTGACGGAACTTCAACACTATGGGGGTCATACTAATCTTATAGACTTTACAACCGATAGCCACATTGCCCTTTTCTTCGCGTGTGATGGCTCTCATGACAAAGATGGTCGAGTCATATTGTTGGGAAAAACAGAGGAGATGAAAGATCAGATTGAACCGCCTCAGAATCCACAAAACCGTATCATAGCGCAGAAAAGCATATTTGTGCGGCCACCTAAAGGTTTCCTTGGACCCGGACAGTACGATGTGATTGGCATTCCCAAATCCCTCAAAGGACAGATGTTGGATTACCTGCAAAAGCAGCATGGCATCTCAACACAAAGTATCTACAACGACCTCCATGGCTTCATTAGAAACCAACATATCCATCAGGAAACATACATGGAGGCTTACAAAGGTGGAACACAGCCGAGAGAGGATGTCTTACAGATTGATTCGTCTCAACCCGATAAGAAAAAGGAGACGTAA
- a CDS encoding TIM barrel protein, protein MKISVWDGGLSDSYLKQVTQLGADCIDFGGGNAFPGVEEQGYPDLDEVLKIKKRIRSWGLDINRVTLPNITEKFMQGQPDGEKELENTCNALRVFAEAGVPIARQRFWGDTFDYLMTRYSSVHRGGYTSRGESRAATKNPPDTPTMEALDEWWKRFIEIYGALVPIADEYDIKLAIHPSDVPNPDTPLGSLGFHRVTDTFPSRNVGYLYCCGTRAEAGGSAIVLDEINNYGRKGRIFMVHLRNVRGSLATAGAFEEVLLDDGDMNAFKIVRELQKVGFDGCINADHIPKLEGDVGLAYSVGYIKALFAGLAA, encoded by the coding sequence ATGAAAATTTCAGTCTGGGATGGTGGACTTTCAGATAGCTACCTCAAACAGGTTACACAACTCGGCGCAGATTGTATCGACTTTGGAGGCGGTAACGCCTTCCCCGGCGTCGAAGAACAGGGTTACCCCGACTTGGACGAGGTTCTGAAAATCAAGAAACGGATCCGTTCCTGGGGACTCGACATCAACCGTGTGACGCTCCCGAACATTACAGAAAAGTTTATGCAGGGTCAACCCGATGGCGAAAAGGAATTAGAGAACACGTGTAATGCCCTCCGAGTCTTCGCCGAAGCGGGTGTCCCTATTGCCCGTCAACGGTTCTGGGGAGATACCTTCGACTATCTCATGACGCGTTATTCATCCGTTCATCGAGGCGGTTACACCTCCCGTGGCGAAAGCCGTGCCGCGACCAAAAATCCGCCAGACACACCCACAATGGAGGCTCTCGACGAATGGTGGAAACGTTTTATTGAGATTTACGGTGCCCTCGTCCCGATCGCCGATGAATACGACATTAAGCTCGCCATCCATCCGTCAGATGTCCCAAATCCGGACACACCGCTCGGCAGTCTCGGTTTCCACCGCGTCACCGATACCTTCCCCAGCAGGAATGTCGGTTATCTTTACTGTTGTGGCACGCGGGCAGAAGCCGGTGGTAGCGCGATTGTCCTCGACGAAATCAACAATTACGGACGTAAAGGGCGTATCTTCATGGTTCACCTACGGAACGTCCGTGGTAGCCTCGCAACAGCCGGAGCGTTTGAGGAGGTCCTGCTTGATGATGGGGATATGAACGCCTTCAAGATCGTCCGTGAACTCCAAAAAGTCGGATTTGACGGATGCATCAACGCCGATCACATCCCGAAATTAGAGGGCGATGTTGGGTTAGCTTACTCCGTCGGCTATATCAAGGCACTGTTCGCGGGACTGGCGGCATAA
- a CDS encoding tetratricopeptide repeat protein: MERPVMKNTPANPDKIHHNYFQRGNFRLASNKCDEAIEDYNEAIKLNPHHARSYKNRGLAYFTKGNVDLAIKDYTTAIQLAPDNAHAYNNRGIAYSEKGEFHSAIIDFNKAIQLKPDLAEAYNGRGLTYCNKGEIDRAIKDYTTAIKLRYDYARAYNNRGNAYCDKGDFEQAIEDISTAINHDPTFAEAYSNRGNAYVKKDLTNLALKDYNEAIRLNPNLAEAYCNRDVTYENKGELDHAIRDYTTAIELKPDYAEAYNNRGNTYNKKGEFNHAIKDCNAAIELKPDIAEAYNNRGITFDRKGEFDRAIRDFDKAIQLKPDLAGAYSNRGLAYHLKGETECAIENWAKAIALKSDLADAYYYRGVVWAYQQQWEKARVDLTVAKIIGEDSIPSFQRDNRSIVDFEQKTDIQLPEDIAALLTPPRHSIIVKPVINYTPVLAQSSS, encoded by the coding sequence ATGGAGAGACCCGTGATGAAGAACACACCAGCCAATCCAGACAAAATCCACCACAATTATTTTCAACGCGGTAATTTTCGATTGGCCTCTAATAAGTGCGATGAAGCCATTGAAGACTACAACGAAGCAATTAAGCTAAATCCTCACCATGCCAGATCTTACAAAAATCGAGGGCTCGCTTACTTTACCAAAGGCAATGTTGACCTTGCCATCAAAGACTATACCACAGCGATACAACTGGCCCCAGATAATGCCCATGCTTACAACAATCGCGGGATTGCTTATAGCGAAAAAGGCGAATTTCATAGCGCCATCATAGACTTCAACAAAGCGATACAACTCAAACCGGATCTCGCCGAGGCATACAATGGACGCGGCTTGACATACTGTAACAAAGGTGAGATTGACCGCGCTATCAAAGACTATACGACTGCAATAAAACTGAGGTATGATTATGCGAGAGCCTATAACAACCGGGGTAATGCTTACTGCGATAAGGGCGACTTTGAACAAGCAATTGAAGATATTAGCACAGCAATAAATCATGACCCAACCTTTGCTGAAGCCTACTCCAATCGCGGCAATGCTTATGTGAAAAAAGATTTAACAAACCTCGCCCTGAAAGACTACAATGAGGCAATACGTTTGAATCCGAACCTCGCCGAAGCTTATTGCAATCGGGATGTAACTTATGAAAACAAAGGTGAACTTGATCATGCCATCAGAGACTATACCACAGCGATAGAGCTCAAACCAGATTACGCCGAAGCTTATAACAATCGCGGCAATACTTACAATAAAAAAGGCGAGTTTAATCATGCTATCAAAGACTGCAACGCAGCTATAGAGCTCAAACCGGATATTGCCGAAGCCTATAACAACCGCGGTATCACTTTCGACAGAAAAGGTGAGTTTGATCGTGCTATCAGGGACTTTGACAAGGCGATACAACTTAAGCCAGACTTGGCAGGGGCATATAGTAATCGCGGCTTAGCGTACCATCTCAAAGGCGAAACTGAATGTGCCATTGAAAATTGGGCCAAAGCAATAGCACTCAAATCAGATCTTGCTGATGCTTATTATTATCGTGGTGTGGTTTGGGCATACCAGCAACAGTGGGAAAAAGCAAGAGTCGATCTGACCGTTGCCAAAATTATCGGAGAAGATAGCATCCCATCTTTTCAACGCGATAACAGAAGTATTGTAGACTTTGAGCAGAAAACGGATATCCAGTTGCCAGAAGACATCGCTGCACTGCTAACTCCCCCCAGGCATAGCATTATAGTAAAACCCGTAATTAATTATACACCCGTCCTCGCACAAAGCAGCTCGTAG
- a CDS encoding Gfo/Idh/MocA family oxidoreductase — translation MHQSPSPNRKETLKKRTARKLKKMETIGVGVIGCGGMGRSLATSADAVEGIEVISVSDVQEALAEKLATDLGTSYTLDYHELLGDDRIRAVLIASPPFMHSPMAVDAANAGKHVFSEKPMAPTLEACDAMIAAAEENGVKLTIGLVCRYHGTHSVVRDIVQSGELGAPACMMVHRIGGPWRSGYSHTPWRLERAKSGGTLMEINAHEIDFMRWTCGDVTAVYAAGGQYGPDGSDYPDVVLASLQFANGAVGLLHSSHVSAVGGYGGRVDCEGGSIYFPQIWGGDAAIQIKPFEGEGRQIKVADIEVPPPVQEEIRVFVDAIHNDTSPPITGLDGRAAAEIALAAYQSVESGQPVPLPL, via the coding sequence ATGCATCAATCCCCTTCACCGAACCGCAAGGAAACATTAAAAAAACGAACCGCAAGGAAACTTAAAAAGATGGAAACGATTGGAGTTGGCGTTATCGGATGCGGTGGCATGGGCAGAAGTCTTGCTACCAGCGCAGACGCTGTTGAAGGAATAGAGGTCATTTCCGTCAGTGATGTGCAAGAAGCACTGGCTGAAAAACTTGCCACAGACCTTGGAACCTCCTACACACTGGATTACCATGAATTACTCGGTGATGATCGGATTCGTGCGGTGCTCATCGCGTCGCCGCCGTTTATGCATTCACCGATGGCAGTCGATGCCGCGAACGCAGGCAAACACGTCTTTTCCGAAAAACCGATGGCACCGACATTGGAGGCTTGCGACGCCATGATCGCCGCCGCTGAGGAAAATGGGGTCAAACTGACGATCGGTTTGGTCTGTCGCTATCATGGGACGCATTCTGTCGTTCGAGACATTGTGCAGAGCGGCGAACTCGGGGCACCCGCCTGTATGATGGTGCATCGTATCGGGGGACCGTGGCGTAGCGGATACAGTCATACACCATGGCGACTGGAGCGGGCGAAGTCTGGTGGGACCCTTATGGAGATCAATGCCCACGAAATCGACTTTATGCGCTGGACGTGTGGGGACGTCACCGCTGTCTATGCTGCCGGCGGACAATACGGACCGGATGGGAGTGACTATCCCGATGTTGTGCTTGCTTCCTTGCAGTTTGCGAACGGAGCAGTCGGTTTGCTCCACTCCAGTCATGTTTCTGCTGTCGGCGGTTATGGCGGACGCGTCGATTGTGAAGGCGGTTCCATCTATTTTCCACAGATCTGGGGCGGCGATGCAGCCATCCAGATTAAACCCTTTGAAGGGGAAGGACGACAGATTAAAGTGGCAGATATCGAGGTGCCACCACCCGTTCAAGAAGAGATTCGCGTTTTCGTAGACGCAATCCATAACGACACATCTCCGCCCATTACAGGATTAGACGGTCGCGCCGCCGCCGAAATCGCATTAGCCGCATACCAATCTGTTGAGAGCGGGCAACCCGTTCCGTTACCCCTGTAA
- a CDS encoding Uma2 family endonuclease, protein MRGIRRRHNLFVRQRRTKCSCIQASQEMGGILMDTYKNRNHIPYAPTEDDELYPDSDGKPMAVSDLHRRILTRTLQVLDAHFEERPEVYVSGDILMYYVEGDPRQSVSPDVLVAFGLGKKLRRSYLVWKEGKVPDFAMEFSSKGTYRNDLGRKMELYASLGIQDYFLYDAEGLYLPSPIMGFTLVDGAYVPISAGPDGGLHSTALGLDFYAGDVGLGIYDPGAGAWVQTPAESAVRRAELAETRAEQETLRADFEALARQKAEAEVAELREEIERLKART, encoded by the coding sequence ATGCGCGGTATACGCCGCCGGCATAACCTTTTCGTAAGGCAACGTAGAACAAAATGCTCGTGTATTCAGGCATCTCAGGAAATGGGAGGGATACTGATGGACACCTATAAAAACAGGAACCATATCCCCTACGCTCCTACAGAGGACGATGAACTTTATCCCGACTCGGATGGGAAACCTATGGCGGTTAGCGACCTTCACAGACGTATCCTTACACGAACTTTACAAGTCCTTGACGCACATTTTGAAGAAAGACCGGAAGTTTATGTTTCTGGCGATATACTCATGTATTACGTGGAAGGAGACCCACGTCAATCGGTGTCGCCTGATGTCCTAGTCGCTTTTGGCTTAGGTAAGAAACTCCGGAGAAGCTACCTCGTCTGGAAGGAGGGGAAGGTCCCGGATTTCGCAATGGAGTTTTCCAGCAAAGGCACCTATCGCAACGACTTAGGTCGTAAGATGGAACTCTACGCTTCATTGGGAATCCAAGACTATTTCTTGTATGATGCGGAGGGTCTATATTTACCGTCGCCGATAATGGGTTTCACCTTGGTTGATGGTGCGTATGTCCCGATTTCGGCAGGTCCAGACGGGGGTCTGCACTCCACTGCTCTCGGTTTAGATTTCTATGCCGGTGATGTGGGTTTAGGCATCTATGATCCGGGGGCAGGTGCGTGGGTGCAAACGCCTGCAGAATCAGCAGTCCGGCGCGCTGAACTGGCTGAAACACGCGCAGAACAAGAAACCTTACGTGCTGACTTCGAAGCCCTCGCACGCCAGAAAGCAGAAGCGGAAGTCGCAGAACTCCGAGAAGAAATCGAACGTTTGAAAGCACGTACCTAA
- a CDS encoding DUF1349 domain-containing protein: MPVVIPRLVVEVFQHTNFRGRMGYVVEPVSFTRDIGFQDNISSVRVYKGPSFSSNPNYKVILYQHRNFRGQKLALGPGFYPNLHDTAYNFADRISSINFGSTLEVVGPEWGTIPLIVDCYEHVEFRGRKITILRDIANLRDAQGRTWFEDRISSIRIFKGPDFPPHGAEVVFYEHPDFEGAPLPIRMEPSEYKKELPNLHLLPQNFGDSISAVKIEGWASSGEFTEMVFEDEFIGNRMRPEWRWEDPRGGGSWAERQGYLEMRTEPGQDLWHGPDGRSGDLSAPRLLMEVPGDFAIETRMRISPQLKEHGGLIVWKNPNRFLRLEKTSGPHAFRGDVRFERHVGRSFNLRGRSSGLRDVRELFLRIERRGNQFSAFASNDSIQWKSCGQTNVGMGNSVQVGVHALCPGNIPPTLTRFDFFRVFKRRSEVAEYRPIIAEQHGQISDEERERRIADRRERAMRDMF, translated from the coding sequence ATGCCAGTCGTCATACCGCGCCTCGTTGTTGAGGTGTTCCAACATACAAACTTCCGGGGCAGGATGGGATATGTTGTAGAGCCTGTTTCCTTTACACGAGATATTGGATTCCAAGACAACATTTCTTCGGTTCGTGTTTATAAGGGGCCGAGCTTCTCATCGAATCCGAACTACAAAGTTATCCTTTACCAGCATCGTAACTTTCGTGGGCAAAAGTTGGCACTCGGTCCTGGATTTTACCCCAATCTGCACGACACCGCCTACAACTTCGCCGACAGAATCTCATCGATTAACTTCGGTTCCACCCTGGAAGTCGTTGGACCGGAGTGGGGCACTATCCCGTTGATCGTGGATTGCTACGAGCACGTTGAATTCCGAGGCAGAAAAATCACCATTCTCCGCGATATCGCTAACCTACGGGATGCACAAGGTAGAACTTGGTTTGAAGACCGAATATCGTCAATCCGTATCTTCAAGGGACCCGATTTCCCACCCCACGGCGCCGAGGTCGTCTTTTACGAACACCCCGATTTTGAAGGGGCTCCCCTACCCATCCGTATGGAACCCTCGGAATACAAAAAGGAGTTGCCGAACCTTCATCTGCTACCGCAAAACTTTGGGGATTCTATCTCCGCTGTAAAGATTGAAGGCTGGGCATCTTCTGGCGAGTTCACAGAGATGGTATTTGAAGATGAGTTCATTGGAAACCGTATGCGTCCAGAATGGCGATGGGAGGATCCGAGAGGCGGCGGCTCCTGGGCGGAACGCCAAGGCTACTTAGAAATGCGGACTGAACCCGGACAAGACCTCTGGCACGGTCCAGATGGCAGAAGCGGCGATTTGAGCGCACCCCGGCTCCTCATGGAAGTCCCTGGAGACTTCGCCATTGAAACCCGCATGCGCATCTCGCCACAACTCAAAGAACACGGTGGTTTAATAGTATGGAAAAATCCCAACCGATTCCTTCGGCTTGAGAAAACCTCCGGACCACACGCCTTCAGAGGCGATGTCCGATTTGAACGCCACGTCGGACGCTCATTTAACCTACGCGGACGTAGCAGTGGACTCAGAGATGTCCGTGAACTCTTCTTACGCATAGAACGCAGAGGAAACCAATTCTCCGCTTTCGCCAGTAATGACAGTATCCAATGGAAAAGTTGCGGACAAACGAACGTTGGCATGGGAAATTCGGTACAGGTCGGGGTACACGCCCTCTGCCCAGGGAATATACCACCAACCTTAACCCGTTTCGATTTCTTCCGAGTGTTCAAACGGAGGAGCGAGGTCGCCGAATATCGTCCCATCATCGCTGAACAACACGGTCAGATATCTGACGAGGAACGTGAACGTCGAATCGCCGATCGGCGTGAACGTGCTATGCGTGATATGTTCTAA
- a CDS encoding tetratricopeptide repeat protein — MQTQTGQAPYDIAIQHYNKAIALKPNFAHAYNYRGIAYSDKGEFDRAIEDFNRAIQLKGDYAEAYSNRGGAYRIKGDYDHAIKDCNTAIRLDPDLPEAYNNRGIVYKFKGEIDRAIENYNTAIELDPSFTYAYYNRGIVYYEREEFDLAMIDYTKAIELRPDLVHPYNNRGNAYSQKGEYQRAIEDYNEAIQLKPDLVEAYYNRGMAFLHLQKWETAESDLITATELEKNIVIETFSKDYDSVADFEQKYGVKLPEDIAALLTSA, encoded by the coding sequence ATGCAGACACAAACAGGACAAGCCCCTTACGATATCGCTATTCAGCACTATAACAAAGCAATTGCTTTGAAACCGAATTTTGCCCACGCCTATAACTATCGCGGTATTGCCTATAGTGATAAAGGCGAGTTTGACCGCGCTATTGAGGATTTCAATAGGGCTATACAACTCAAAGGAGACTATGCTGAAGCCTACAGCAACCGCGGAGGTGCCTATCGCATCAAAGGAGATTATGATCATGCCATCAAAGATTGTAACACCGCCATAAGACTTGACCCGGATTTGCCAGAGGCATATAATAACCGCGGGATCGTTTATAAATTTAAAGGCGAGATTGATCGAGCCATTGAAAACTATAACACAGCAATAGAACTTGATCCCAGTTTTACTTATGCTTACTACAATCGTGGTATCGTTTACTATGAAAGAGAAGAGTTTGATCTCGCAATGATAGATTATACCAAAGCAATAGAACTGAGACCAGACCTTGTCCATCCCTATAACAATCGTGGTAACGCCTACTCTCAAAAAGGCGAGTATCAACGAGCAATTGAAGACTATAACGAGGCAATACAACTTAAACCCGATTTAGTTGAGGCATATTACAATCGCGGTATGGCATTTTTACATTTGCAAAAATGGGAAACAGCCGAATCTGATCTGATAACTGCTACAGAACTGGAAAAAAATATCGTTATTGAGACCTTTAGTAAAGACTACGATAGCGTCGCCGACTTTGAGCAGAAATATGGCGTCAAACTACCAGAAGACATCGCAGCACTGTTAACTTCCGCGTAA
- a CDS encoding sugar phosphate isomerase/epimerase translates to MARPVTLFTGQWADLTLEELAEKASGWGYDGLELACWGDHFEVDKALADNSYCQGRHDLLAKYGLKVWSISNHLVGQAVCDNIDSRHQGIVSEAIWGDGDPAGVQERAAEEMKNTARAAAKLGVSVVNGFTGSSIWHLLYSFPPNDPAQIEAGFEDFANRWNPIFDVFDEVGVKFGLEVHPTEIAFDIVTAERAIEAVNGREAFGFNYDPSHLGYQGVDYVAFLERLSHRIYHVHMKDVWWADTPRLSGVFGGHLNFGDARRNWDFRSIGRGNVNFEEIIRALNTMEYDGPLSIEWEDSGMDREHGARESCAAVKGYDFEPSAVAFDAAFEE, encoded by the coding sequence ATGGCAAGACCTGTAACACTCTTTACAGGCCAATGGGCAGACTTAACATTAGAGGAATTAGCAGAAAAAGCGAGTGGATGGGGCTATGATGGCTTAGAACTCGCCTGTTGGGGCGACCATTTTGAAGTTGACAAGGCACTCGCGGACAATAGCTACTGCCAAGGCAGACACGATCTGCTCGCGAAATACGGACTCAAAGTTTGGTCAATCAGCAATCACCTTGTCGGACAGGCAGTCTGCGATAACATTGACAGCCGACATCAAGGCATCGTGTCGGAGGCGATCTGGGGCGACGGAGATCCCGCAGGTGTTCAGGAACGCGCCGCCGAAGAGATGAAAAACACAGCACGTGCCGCCGCAAAGCTTGGCGTCAGCGTCGTCAACGGTTTCACGGGTAGCTCGATATGGCATCTCCTCTACTCTTTCCCCCCGAACGACCCAGCACAAATTGAGGCGGGTTTTGAAGATTTCGCCAATCGCTGGAACCCGATCTTCGATGTCTTCGATGAAGTCGGTGTCAAATTTGGACTTGAAGTGCATCCCACAGAAATTGCATTTGACATCGTCACCGCAGAACGCGCAATCGAGGCGGTCAACGGCAGAGAAGCGTTCGGATTTAATTATGACCCCAGCCACCTCGGCTATCAAGGTGTTGACTATGTGGCGTTCCTGGAACGCTTGAGCCATCGGATCTATCACGTCCACATGAAAGATGTCTGGTGGGCGGACACACCCCGTTTATCGGGTGTCTTTGGCGGACATCTGAACTTCGGAGATGCTCGAAGAAATTGGGATTTCCGTTCTATCGGTCGCGGTAACGTTAACTTCGAAGAAATTATCCGCGCCCTCAACACCATGGAATACGACGGTCCGCTCTCCATCGAGTGGGAAGATAGCGGTATGGACAGAGAACACGGCGCACGCGAATCGTGTGCCGCCGTCAAGGGTTATGATTTTGAACCCTCTGCTGTTGCCTTCGATGCCGCATTCGAGGAATAA